The Solanum lycopersicum chromosome 6, SLM_r2.1 genome has a window encoding:
- the LOC101244083 gene encoding LRR repeats and ubiquitin-like domain-containing protein — MEKEGKSDAGNRTITVNVRFSGRSIPVEISDESTVKHLKSLLQPLTNVLSRGQKLIFKGKVLVDEVTLKSSEVGNGAKIMLMASQGLHQGDGPIRKEASNFPTARRMPEAMRPKRDVPQVPVVKSQLERWKATGVVALSECNLKVLPDEVLNCGPSARVLDLSHNAIQHLPATINSLSSLQKLILNGNEIMDNSLSWEELASLKSLMVISLNQNHIATLPPEVGTLTSLKQLHIAHNELTGLPSEIGLLTSLEVLKVNNNRIHSIPESIGDCVSLIEVDLSSNLLVELPETISKIKDLKALYLRNNGLKSLPSSIFKQCCQLSTLDLHGTEITIDVISQIEGWENFDERRRSKHQKQLDFRVSSSGKFDEGADQS; from the exons ATggagaaagagggaaaaagCGATGCCGGTAATCGTACTATCACAGTGAATGTTAGGTTCAGCGGTCGATCGATACCGGTGGAAATCTCCGACGAGTCCACTGTCAAACACCTCAAGTCTCTCCTTCAACCACTCACAAATGTCCTCTCTCGCGGCCAAAAACTCATCTTCAAAg gGAAAGTTTTGGTGGATGAAGTGACATTGAAGTCATCGGAGGTCGGAAATGGTGCGAAGATCATGCTTATGGCTTCCCAGGGCTTACATCAAGGG GATGGACCAATAAGAAAGGAAGCTTCCAACTTTCCCACAGCGAGGAGGATGCCTGAAGCTATGAGACCTAAAAGGGATGTTCCTCAAGTTCCTGTTGTGAAGAGCCAACTTGAACGGTGGAAGGCCACCGGGGTTGTTGCATTATCAGAATGCAATCTGAAG GTCCTGCCTGATGAAGTGTTGAACTGCGGACCTTCCGCTAGAGTCCTTGATCTCAGCCACAACGCCATACAGCATCTTCCAGCCACAATTAATAGCTTGAGTTCTCTTCAG AAATTGATACTCAATGGGAATGAAATTATGGATAATTCCTTAAGCTGGGAAGAGCTAGCTTCTCTAAAGAGTCTAATGGTTATTTCACTGAACCAAAACCA CATAGCAACACTGCCTCCTGAGGTCGGCACTTTAACCAGTCTGAAACAACTTCATATTGCACATAACGAGTTAACAGGTCTCCCATCTGAGATAGGTCTGCTGACCAGCCTTGAGGTTCTGAAAGTTAACAACAACAG GATACACTCTATTCCGGAAAGTATAGGGGATTGTGTTTCTCTTATTGAG GTTGATCTTTCATCTAATCTTTTGGTAGAGCTGCCAGAAACAATTAGCAAAATAAAGGACTTAAAG GCACTTTATCTTAGGAACAACGGGCTCAAATCCCTTCCTAGCAGCATTTTTAAACAGTGCTGTCAACTCTCTACACTAGATCTCCATGGAACTGAAATAACTATAGATGTTATCAGCCAG ATTGAAGGATGGGAGAACTTTGATGAGAGAAGACGCTCGAAGCATCAGAAACAACTGGACTTCAGAGTGAGCAGCTCTGGCAAATTTGACGAAGGAGCTGATCAAAGCTGA
- the LOC101243790 gene encoding BAG family molecular chaperone regulator 4 yields MRKKSSTSSKSKNEVIKDENYKYTEFEEEKKSCIIDWEVRPGGLLVQKRVGISAEENSVAGPMIKIKVSYDSCYHDVVVPAESTFGNLKKILWDTTGLHPNVQRLLFQGKEKDEKECLHISGVKDMSKVILMEDPASKELKKIQDTSISSQAIARVRVEVDKLSHRVVSIEEAVQRGTKVEDKEFVVLTELFMIQLLTLDGIEAEGEARTQRRKEVHRIQSFVDMIDNFKARNSSIVSNCIGTISMVNTKWEKFDSGIGSLNAPNQSPKVTQEWEVFD; encoded by the exons atgaggaaaaaatcATCAACTTCTTCAAAAAGTAAGAATGAGGTAATTAAAGATGAGAATTATAAATACACTGAGTTTGAAGAGGAAAAAAAGAGTTGTATTATTGATTGGGAAGTTAGGCCTGGAGGCTTATTAGTTCAAAAAAGAGTTGGAATTTCTGCTGAGGAAAATTCTGTTGCTGGTCCTATGATCAAGATCAAAGTCTCTTATGATTCTTGTTACCATGATGTTGTTGTTCCTGCTGAATCAACATTTG GGAACTTGAAGAAAATTCTTTGGGACACAACTGGTTTACATCCTAATGTTCAGAGATTATTGTTCcaaggaaaagaaaaggatGAGAAGGAATGCTTACACATTTCTGGTGTAAAAGATATGTCAAAGGTGATCCTAATGGAAGATCCAGCCAGCAAAGAGTTGAAGAAAATTCAGGATACCTCTATCTCTTCTCAAGCCATCGCCCGCGTAAGAGTAGAGGTCGATAAGCTCTCACATAGG GTTGTGTCCATAGAAGAAGCAGTGCAAAGAGGTACCAAAGTTGAGGACAAAGAGTTTGTTGTCTTAACAGAGTTGTTCATGATTCAACTTCTTACACTTGATGGCATTGAAGCAGAAGGAGAAGCAAGAACTCAAAGGAGAAAGGAG GTTCATCGCATTCAGAGTTTTGTTGATATGATTGACAATTTTAAAGCAAGAAACTCTAGCATTGTTAGCAATTGTATTGGTACTATTTCAATGGTGAATACCAAATGGGAGAAGTTTGATTCAGGAATTGGAAGCCTCAATGCACCAAATCAATCCCCAAAAGTCACACAGGAGTGGGAAGTTTTTGACTGA